The Nevskiales bacterium genomic interval CCCCGCCACCGACCGGCCGGGGGTGCTGGATGCCATGATCCGCGCCGGCGTGGACGTGGTGCGCCTCAACTTCTCGCACGGCAGCGCCGCCGATCACGCCGCGCGCGCCGCGGCCGTGCGTGCGGCCGCCCAGACCGCCGGCCGCGATGTCGCCATCCTGGCCGACCTGCAGGGCCCCAAGATCCGCATCGGCGCCTTCGACGAAGGCCCGATCCAGCTGCAGACCGGTGACCGTTTCGCGCTCGATACCGCCCTGGCCGACCACGCCGGCACGCGCGAGCATGTCGGCTGCACCTACGCCGCGCTGCCGCAGGACGTGAAGCCCGGCGACACGCTGCTGCTC includes:
- a CDS encoding pyruvate kinase translates to MSRQTKIVATLGPATDRPGVLDAMIRAGVDVVRLNFSHGSAADHAARAAAVRAAAQTAGRDVAILADLQGPKIRIGAFDEGPIQLQTGDRFALDTALADHAGTREHVGCTYAALPQDVKPGDTLLLNDGLISLRVTAVAGTRVETEVLIGGELSDHKGINRL